The Acinetobacter lwoffii nucleotide sequence TATAAATTTTAGGCAGCTTGATAGCCAACTTTTTGAAGATAAGGGAATAATTCTTGGAATTTTTGAGAATCTTGAAGCATTTCTGCAATGCGCACAGCAAATTGCTGGTAGCTTTCGGTGCCTTCTGAATATCGCCCCATCTCAGGTAATTCAGAAAGTTTGTTGGCAAAGAGATGACGTTGTTTATCACTCATTTTGGAGAAAAGAGCTAATGTATCCGTTCCCTTAATTACTTTGTCAGAGTTGGTTTTTTTCTGCTTAAAACTGAAAGAAAAACCGGAAATTGAACGTCCTTTTTTATGTTGTTCATATTTAGCCGTTATATCGGTTAACTCATTTACTTGCTTGAGGGCAAACTCTAAAACATACGTTTTAAAATTACTCATTGTTTTGTATTGATGAGCTTCGACACCAAGTTGTTGTCTAAAGATCGATAGATCAAAAATTGGCGTTTTACCGGCAGATCTCCATTGAATTAATAACTCGTATAACCGAATAGCATAAGAGCTAGTTAATCTCGAAACCTGCTCCAATTCATATTTAGTAAAGTTTTCTTCCAGTCGAGTTATGAGTGGAACAATGTCTTGCGTGAAACGTAGGAAAACGATCCCGGATTGAGGTTCATATCCAATTTTATCGACCCAACGACAGTGAAAGCTACGATCCTTACCAGTCTTAGGATTAATGTCATGATACGTGACATAGCGATCAAATAAGCTTTTAGATGCATCCCGAAGCACGGTATAAGCAGTGTGTTTCTCGACATTAAAGGTAT carries:
- the repM gene encoding replication initiation protein RepM, whose product is MSELIVKDNALIQASYTLDTVEQRLILLAIAEARETGHGITENSLLEVHASSYINTFNVEKHTAYTVLRDASKSLFDRYVTYHDINPKTGKDRSFHCRWVDKIGYEPQSGIVFLRFTQDIVPLITRLEENFTKYELEQVSRLTSSYAIRLYELLIQWRSAGKTPIFDLSIFRQQLGVEAHQYKTMSNFKTYVLEFALKQVNELTDITAKYEQHKKGRSISGFSFSFKQKKTNSDKVIKGTDTLALFSKMSDKQRHLFANKLSELPEMGRYSEGTESYQQFAVRIAEMLQDSQKFQELFPYLQKVGYQAA